A window of the Virgibacillus pantothenticus genome harbors these coding sequences:
- a CDS encoding dihydrolipoamide acetyltransferase family protein, producing MAFNFKLPDIGEGIHEGEIVKWFVNEGDEVKEDDVLCEVQNDKAVVEIPSPVDGTVTKLHVEEGTVAVVGDTIITFDAEGYESDDEEEASADAKAEETPAKETQAETADAASAEVEEDDDTRVIAMPSVRKYARDNGVSITKVTGTGKNGRILKEDIDAYLSGDQPAAKATEAKDEAAPKKETATAATAGDFPESREAMSGIRKAIANAMVNSKTKAPHVTLLDEVDVTELVAHRKKFKAVAAEQEIKLTYLPYVVKALVSASKKFPMINASVDDETNEIVHKHYYNVGIAADTDKGLLVPVVKNADRKSIFEISKEINELAEKARSGKLSPEEMSGASNTITNIGSAGGQWFTPVLNYPEAVILGIGRIAEKPVARDGEVVVAPVLALSLSFDHRIIDGATAQHALNQIKRLLSDPQLIMMEA from the coding sequence ATGGCTTTCAATTTTAAATTACCTGACATTGGTGAAGGGATTCACGAAGGTGAAATCGTTAAGTGGTTCGTCAATGAAGGCGACGAAGTAAAAGAAGATGATGTTTTGTGTGAAGTGCAAAACGATAAAGCAGTTGTGGAAATCCCATCACCAGTTGATGGAACTGTGACAAAATTGCATGTAGAAGAAGGAACAGTAGCAGTTGTAGGTGATACAATAATCACTTTTGATGCAGAAGGCTACGAATCAGATGATGAGGAAGAAGCAAGTGCGGACGCTAAAGCTGAAGAAACTCCAGCTAAGGAAACGCAAGCTGAAACCGCTGATGCTGCATCAGCTGAAGTCGAAGAAGATGATGATACGCGTGTAATCGCAATGCCATCAGTAAGAAAATATGCACGTGATAACGGGGTTTCGATTACTAAAGTTACAGGTACAGGTAAAAATGGGCGTATTTTAAAAGAAGATATCGATGCTTATCTAAGTGGAGATCAGCCAGCTGCTAAAGCAACTGAGGCAAAAGATGAAGCAGCACCGAAGAAAGAAACTGCTACGGCAGCAACAGCAGGTGACTTCCCTGAGTCTCGTGAAGCTATGAGTGGAATCCGTAAAGCAATTGCGAATGCAATGGTTAATTCTAAAACGAAGGCTCCTCATGTAACTTTATTGGATGAAGTTGATGTGACAGAATTAGTTGCTCATCGTAAGAAATTTAAAGCAGTCGCTGCAGAACAGGAAATTAAGTTAACGTACTTACCGTATGTTGTTAAAGCTCTTGTTTCTGCTTCGAAGAAATTCCCAATGATTAATGCTTCTGTTGATGATGAAACAAATGAAATTGTTCATAAACATTACTACAACGTTGGTATTGCTGCAGATACTGATAAAGGTCTGCTTGTTCCGGTTGTTAAAAATGCAGATCGTAAGTCCATTTTTGAAATCTCTAAAGAGATTAATGAATTGGCAGAAAAGGCTAGAAGTGGTAAACTATCACCTGAAGAGATGAGTGGTGCATCAAATACAATTACGAATATTGGTTCAGCAGGTGGACAATGGTTTACACCAGTGTTGAATTACCCAGAAGCGGTAATTCTAGGTATTGGACGCATTGCAGAAAAACCAGTAGCTCGCGATGGAGAAGTTGTAGTTGCACCTGTACTTGCATTGTCATTAAGCTTTGATCATCGCATTATTGATGGAGCAACTGCTCAGCATGCTCTAAATCAAATCAAGCGATTATTAAGCGATCCACAACTAATTATGATGGAGGCGTGA